The following are from one region of the Macadamia integrifolia cultivar HAES 741 unplaced genomic scaffold, SCU_Mint_v3 scaffold2834, whole genome shotgun sequence genome:
- the LOC122067319 gene encoding glutathione reductase, chloroplastic-like: MALDMPSKPQKIAIAGGGYIAVEFAGIFNGLKSEVHVFIRQKQVLIGFDEEIRDFVAEQMSIKGIKFHTEESPQVVIKAPDGSLTLQTFKGSVEGFSHVMFATGRRPNTKAAFGDFLL; the protein is encoded by the exons ATGGCTCTTGATATGCCCTCAAAACCCCAGAAAATTGCAATTGCTGGTGGTGGGTATATTGCTGTAGAATTTGCTGGTATTTTCAATGGTTTGAAGAGTGAAGTCCATGTATTTATTAGGCAGAAGCAAGTTTTAATAGGCTTTGATGAGGAG ATCAGAGATTTTGTTGCTGAACAGATGTCAATAAAAGGAATTAAGTTCCATACAGAGGAATCACCTCAGGTAGTCATAAAAGCTCCAGATGGTTCACTCACTCTGCAGACATTCAAAGGAAGTGTTGAAGGTTTCTCACATGTCATGTTTGCGACAGGCCGTAGACCAAacactaaggctgcgtttggtgaCTTTCTATTGTGA